The Benincasa hispida cultivar B227 chromosome 11, ASM972705v1, whole genome shotgun sequence genome has a segment encoding these proteins:
- the LOC120090373 gene encoding protein NRT1/ PTR FAMILY 5.6-like → MKPDHQLGNKRKLFEDDPKLNKDNQTWVYDSSVDHKGNLPLRASTGVWKSSLFIIAIEFSERLSYFGIATSLVIYLTRVLHEDLKTAARNVNYWTGVTTLMPLLGGFLADAYFGRFSTVLISTIIYLLGLSLLTMSTLVPSLKPCGSETCEEPRKLHEILFFTAIYLISIGTGGHKPSLESFGADQFDDDHPEERKQKMSFFNWWNSGLCAGVIFGVTLIVYVQDRVGWGMAGVILSSVMAISLAIFLLGRPVYRFRAPLGSPLTPLLQVIVAAFRKRNLDYPPHSSHLYEVQSSDKFQGRLLFHTKNLTFLDKAAIIEDTDNSEGKEGAWRLATVTRVEELKLVLNMIPIWITSLPFSICVAQASTFFVKQCGTLDRKIGNKFIIPASSMYCSAAAGMILSVAIYDKLLVPLLRKTTGNERGISILQRIGIGMIFSFTTMVVAALVERKRLIRTAEAMSMSVFWLAPQFFIIGIGDGFALVGLQEYFYDQVPDSMRSLGIAFYLSINGAANFLSSLLITIADRITKKSSGKSWFGEDLNSSRLDNFYWLIAAIVAVDLCVYVFLARRYTYKSVQKTTVADCYDGKGPDASSAA, encoded by the exons ATGAAACCAGATCATCAACtgggaaataaaagaaaattatttgaaGATGATCCCAAATTAAACAAGGATAATCAAACTTGGGTTTATGATTCTTCTGTCGATCATAAAGGAAATCTTCCTCTTCGAGCTTCCACCGGCGTTTGGAAATCTTCCCTCTTCATCATCg CTATTGAGTTCAGTGAGAGGCTGAGTTACTTTGGAATAGCGACGAGTTTGGTAATATATTTGACAAGGGTTCTACATGAAGACCTTAAAACAGCGGCTAGAAATGTAAATTATTGGACAGGTGTCACCACTTTGATGCCTCTGCTTGGTGGCTTCTTGGCCGATGCTTATTTCGGTCGTTTCTCCACTGTTCTCATTTCCACCATCATTTACCTTttg GGGCTATCTCTGCTGACAATGTCAACTCTGGTACCAAGCTTGAAGCCGTGCGGCAGTGAAACATGCGAGGAGCCAAGAAAATTGCACGAAATTCTATTCTTCACAGCAATTTACTTAATCTCCATTGGTACTGGAGGCCACAAACCATCTCTGGAGAGCTTCGGGGCCGACCAATTCGACGACGATCACCCCGAAGAAAGAAAGCAAAAGATGTCTTTTTTCAACTGGTGGAACTCTGGGCTTTGCGCCGGCGTTATATTTGGAGTGACTTTAATCGTCTATGTTCAAGACCGCGTGGGATGGGGAATGGCTGGCGTGATTCTCTCTTCGGTTATGGCCATCTCTCTCGCCATCTTTCTTCTTGGAAGGCCTGTTTATCGCTTCAGGGCTCCCTTAGGAAGCCCTTTAACTCCTCTTCTTCAGGTTATTGTTGCTGCTTTTAGGAAGAGAAATTTGGATTATCCTCCACATTCTTCTCATCTCTATGAAGTTCAGAGTAGTGATAAGTTTCAGGGGAGGCTCTTGTTCCACACCAAGAATCTCAC ATTTTTGGACAAAGCTGCGATCATTGAAGACACGGATAATTCAGAAGGGAAAGAAGGAGCTTGGAGGCTTGCAACCGTTACAAGAGTGGAGGAATTAAAGCTTGTTCTGAATATGATCCCAATTTGGATTACTTCTTTACCATTTTCAATCTGCGTCGCACAAGCATCCACATTCTTCGTCAAACAATGTGGAACACTCGACAGAAAAATCGGAAACAAGTTCATTATCCCCGCATCCTCCATGTACTGTTCGGCTGCCGCTGGCATGATCCTCTCCGTGGCCATCTACGACAAGCTCCTCGTTCCACTCCTGCGAAAAACCACAGGCAACGAGCGAGGCATTTCCATTCTCCAAAGGATAGGAATTGGAATGATTTTCTCTTTCACAACAATGGTCGTCGCTGCCCTTGTCGAGCGAAAGCGACTCATCCGAACTGCAGAGGCAATGAGCATGAGCGTCTTCTGGTTGGCCCCGCAGTTCTTTATCATTGGAATTGGCGATGGGTTTGCTTTGGTTGGGCTACAAGAGTACTTTTATGATCAAGTTCCTGATTCTATGAGAAGCCTTGGGATAGCGTTTTATTTGAGTATTAACGGGGCTGCAAATTTTCTTAGTAGCTTGCTCATTACAATTGCGGATCGGATCACCAAAAAGAGTAGTGGCAAGAGTTGGTTTGGGGAGGATTTGAATAGCAGCCGTTTGGATAATTTCTATTGGCTAATTGCAGCAATTGTGGCTGTTGATTTGTGTGTTTATGTGTTTTTGGCTCGCCGATATACCTATAAATCCGTGCAGAAAACCACGGTGGCTGATTGCTACGACGGCAAGGGCCCAGACGCCAGTTCAGCGGCTTGA
- the LOC120090374 gene encoding aldehyde oxidase GLOX yields the protein MDVPLSLCFLLLPFTFVILHTRADLPGTWELLVPNAGIASMHTAVTRFNTVVLLDRTNIGPTRKMLRKGHCRNDRHDAVLKHDCYAHSVVLDLQTNQIRPLTILTDTWCSSGQFLPDGTLLHTGGDIDGLRKFRKFQPCEPNGACDWIELSELELSDGRWYATNQILPDGSVIIVGGRAANTVEYYPPRKNGAVNFPFLRDVEDGQMDNLYPYVHLLPNGHLFIFANNRAVLYDHQTNQVVRDYPPLDGGPRNYPSAGSSVMLALQGEHSNAVIVICGGAQYGAFIQRSTDTPAHGSCGRIEATGSNPVWELEDMPFGRIMGDMVMLPTGDVVVINGAQAGTQGFEQASNPCLHPVLYRPDQPVGLRFMTLNPGSVPRMYHSTANLIPDGRILIAGSNPHYFYKFEAEFPTELRIEAFSPEYLSADRANIRPVIENIPETVRYGAVFDVLVSVQLPVVGIVEVNFASAPFATHSFSQGQRLVKLAVTASVPNGDGLYRVGCTAPANGMVAPPGYYMAFAVNQGVPSVARWIHLSPE from the coding sequence ATGGATGTCCCTCTCTCCCTCTGCTTTCTCCTTCTTCCCTTTACTTTCGTCATTCTCCATACACGTGCCGACCTCCCCGGCACGTGGGAACTCCTAGTTCCCAACGCCGGCATCGCCTCCATGCACACCGCCGTCACAAGGTTCAACACCGTCGTTCTCTTAGATCGGACCAACATCGGCCCAACTCGCAAAATGCTCCGCAAAGGCCATTGTCGCAACGACCGGCACGACGCCGTTCTCAAGCACGACTGCTACGCCCATTCCGTCGTCCTCGACCTTCAAACCAACCAAATCCGTCCCTTAACCATCCTCACAGACACATGGTGCTCGTCTGGCCAATTCCTCCCCGACGGCACTCTCTTGCACACCGGCGGAGATATTGACGGCCTCAGAAAGTTCCGAAAGTTTCAACCCTGCGAACCAAATGGCGCTTGTGACTGGATTGAGCTTTCGGAATTGGAATTATCCGATGGGAGATGGTACGCTACGAATCAGATTTTACCGGATGGTTCTGTCATAATCGTCGGCGGCAGGGCAGCCAACACCGTCGAGTATTATCCTCCGAGGAAAAATGGAGCGGTGAATTTCCCTTTCTTGCGTGACGTGGAGGACGGTCAGATGGATAATTTATACCCttatgttcatcttcttccaaATGGGCATCTCTTCATCTTCGCTAATAACAGAGCAGTTTTGTATGATCACCAGACTAATCAAGTGGTGAGGGATTATCCACCGTTGGATGGTGGGCCTCGGAATTACCCCTCCGCTGGATCCTCGGTTATGCTCGCTCTCCAAGGGGAACATTCAAATGCCGTGATCGTAATTTGCGGAGGAGCTCAATACGGCGCGTTTATCCAGAGAAGCACCGACACTCCGGCTCACGGAAGCTGTGGACGAATCGAAGCCACCGGTTCAAACCCAGTTTGGGAATTGGAGGATATGCCATTCGGAAGAATCATGGGGGATATGGTGATGCTTCCCACCGGCGACGTCGTGGTTATCAATGGAGCCCAAGCTGGAACTCAAGGGTTCGAACAGGCTTCGAACCCCTGTCTGCATCCGGTTCTGTATCGACCCGATCAACCGGTCGGGTTGCGGTTCATGACTTTAAACCCGGGAAGCGTTCCGAGAATGTACCACTCTACGGCCAATCTGATTCCTGATGGAAGGATCTTGATTGCCGGCAGTAACCCTCATTATTTCTATAAATTCGAAGCGGAATTTCCGACGGAGTTGCGAATTGAAGCGTTTTCGCCGGAATATTTATCAGCCGACAGAGCCAATATCCGACCCGTTATTGAAAATATTCCGGAGACGGTGCGTTACGGCGCCGTTTTTGACGTGCTGGTGTCGGTTCAGCTACCGGTAGTGGGGATTGTGGAAGTGAATTTTGCAAGTGCGCCTTTTGCTACGCATTCATTTTCACAAGGTCAACGGTTAGTCAAATTAGCCGTTACGGCGAGCGTCCCCAACGGCGATGGGCTGTATCGTGTGGGGTGTACTGCTCCTGCAAACGGGATGGTGGCTCCACCTGGTTATTACATGGCGTTTGCAGTCAATCAAGGCGTGCCAAGTGTCGCTCGCTGGATTCATCTATCTCCCGAATGA